The Ornithinimicrobium faecis genome includes a window with the following:
- a CDS encoding gamma-glutamyltransferase family protein: MADFTTRPTLTGTFGMVSSTHWIASQTAMGILEQGGNAFDAAVAGGFVLHLVEPHLNGPGGDLPAIIATADDPTPTVLCGQGPAPAGATVEHFRAQGMDRVPGSGPLATAVPGAVDAWLLLLRDHGSMPPAQVLAPACHYARHGHPLVARVGATVAAVQDLFESDWTTSADVWLSGGRPPRPGELFRNTAWADTLDRLVAAGEGAGNREAQVEAVRAAWSQGFVAEAVDAFARRAFRHSDGRVLPGVLTGQDLADYSATWEPALTREWQGHTIAKTGPWGQGPALLQVLGMLDALGDPPDPDTADGVHAVAEAWKLAMADREAWFGDSGDEPVPIDDLLDPDYLAQRASLIGADADRTVRPGSPGGRTPRMAAFAGLTEVAGGGPGVGEPTVTREQAQREDRGEPDVGPDGVTRGDTCHLDVVDRWGNMVSATPSGGWLQSSPVIPELGFPLGSRLQMMWLEQGLPSSLRPGRRPRTTLTPTLVLREGRPVLACGSPGGDQQDQWQSLFLLRHLAHGATLQEAIDAPAFHTTSFPGSFDPRITEPGVLVVEDRLPETVRSDLRSRGHDVLEQGPWSLGRMCAVARDPESGLLSAGANPRGMQGYAVGR; this comes from the coding sequence ATGGCTGACTTCACGACGCGCCCGACGCTGACCGGCACCTTCGGCATGGTCTCCAGCACGCACTGGATCGCCTCGCAGACGGCGATGGGGATCCTCGAGCAGGGGGGCAACGCCTTCGACGCAGCCGTCGCTGGCGGCTTCGTGCTGCACCTGGTCGAGCCGCACCTCAACGGCCCCGGGGGCGACCTGCCCGCGATCATCGCCACCGCTGACGACCCGACGCCGACCGTGCTGTGCGGCCAGGGCCCGGCCCCGGCGGGCGCGACCGTCGAGCACTTCCGCGCCCAGGGGATGGACCGGGTGCCCGGATCTGGACCGCTGGCCACGGCGGTCCCCGGAGCGGTGGACGCCTGGCTGCTCCTGCTGCGGGACCACGGCAGTATGCCGCCCGCTCAGGTCCTCGCGCCAGCGTGCCACTACGCGCGGCACGGCCACCCTCTGGTCGCCCGGGTGGGGGCGACGGTGGCGGCAGTGCAGGACCTCTTTGAGTCGGACTGGACCACCTCGGCCGACGTCTGGCTCTCCGGCGGACGACCGCCGCGGCCGGGGGAGCTGTTCCGCAACACGGCGTGGGCCGACACCCTCGATCGTCTGGTGGCCGCCGGGGAGGGTGCGGGCAACCGGGAGGCCCAGGTGGAGGCGGTGCGTGCCGCCTGGTCGCAGGGCTTCGTCGCCGAGGCGGTGGACGCGTTCGCCCGTCGTGCCTTCCGGCACTCCGACGGCCGCGTGCTGCCAGGGGTCCTCACCGGCCAGGACCTGGCGGACTACTCCGCCACCTGGGAGCCGGCGCTGACGCGGGAATGGCAGGGCCACACCATCGCCAAGACCGGCCCGTGGGGCCAGGGGCCAGCGCTGCTGCAGGTGCTGGGCATGCTCGACGCACTCGGGGACCCGCCCGACCCGGACACCGCCGACGGTGTGCACGCCGTCGCGGAGGCCTGGAAGCTGGCGATGGCCGACCGCGAGGCGTGGTTCGGCGACTCCGGTGATGAGCCGGTGCCCATCGACGATCTGCTCGACCCTGACTATCTGGCGCAGCGTGCATCGCTCATCGGTGCGGACGCCGATCGCACGGTCCGGCCCGGCTCGCCCGGTGGTCGCACGCCACGGATGGCAGCCTTCGCCGGGCTCACCGAGGTGGCTGGCGGTGGCCCGGGCGTCGGCGAACCCACGGTCACCCGTGAGCAGGCGCAACGCGAGGACCGGGGCGAACCCGATGTCGGCCCCGACGGGGTCACCCGTGGCGACACCTGCCACCTCGACGTCGTCGACCGCTGGGGCAACATGGTCTCGGCGACCCCCAGTGGTGGCTGGCTGCAGAGCTCGCCGGTCATCCCCGAGCTCGGCTTTCCGCTCGGCAGCCGCCTGCAGATGATGTGGCTCGAGCAGGGCCTGCCGTCCTCGCTGCGGCCCGGACGCCGACCGCGCACGACCCTGACGCCCACGCTCGTCCTGCGCGAGGGTCGTCCGGTGCTCGCGTGCGGCTCGCCGGGTGGTGACCAGCAGGACCAGTGGCAGTCCCTGTTCCTGCTGCGGCACCTGGCCCACGGCGCGACCCTGCAGGAGGCGATCGACGCCCCCGCCTTCCACACCACCAGCTTCCCGGGCTCGTTCGACCCGCGGATCACCGAGCCCGGCGTGCTCGTCGTCGAGGACCGGCTGCCCGAGACGGTCCGCTCCGACTTGCGTTCACGCGGGCACGACGTGCTGGAGCAGGGCCCGTGGAGCCTCGGCCGGATGTGCGCTGTGGCGCGCGACCCGGAGAGCGGCCTGTTGAGCGCCGGCGCCAACCCGCGCGGCATGCAGGGTTACGCCGTCGGCCGCT
- a CDS encoding MFS transporter, giving the protein MFSSLSIKNYRIYAAGGVISNTGTWMGRVAQDWLVLTQLTNNSAQALGIVTGLQFLPMVLLAPAAGAVSDRFAKRKVMIVTQSLMALTAMAMALLVITGVAELWHIYLLAFIQGCSAAVDGPARQAFVSEMVPPTQITNAVGLNSASFNSGRLIGPGAAGLLIAWIGIGPTLMVNAFSFVAVIFALLAMDPTRLTPAPIAAGKGRIREGLAYVKHRPDLILIMTLIFIHGTFGMNFQITNALMATEVFGRGVTDYGIVGSVMAIGSLGGALLAARREKPRLRILLGSMGVFSLCTLFVGLSPNFVTFTLLLIPTGLSALTVMVTANSMVQLSVAPEVRGRVMALYMAVFMGGTPLGAPVIGWIGETFGARWTILIATVTCGLAVSLATIYVMRTNDIRIRLQRERGNWLSVQYGTTEPLAEKVI; this is encoded by the coding sequence ATGTTCAGCTCGCTGTCCATCAAGAACTACCGCATCTACGCCGCCGGCGGCGTCATCTCCAACACCGGCACCTGGATGGGCCGCGTCGCCCAGGACTGGCTGGTCCTGACCCAGCTGACCAACAACTCCGCGCAGGCCCTGGGCATCGTGACCGGCCTGCAGTTCCTGCCCATGGTGCTCCTGGCCCCCGCCGCAGGAGCCGTGTCCGACCGCTTCGCCAAGCGCAAGGTCATGATCGTGACCCAGTCACTGATGGCCCTCACCGCCATGGCCATGGCGCTGCTCGTGATCACTGGGGTGGCCGAGCTCTGGCACATCTATCTGCTCGCCTTCATCCAGGGCTGCTCGGCCGCAGTCGACGGCCCGGCCCGGCAGGCCTTCGTCTCCGAGATGGTCCCGCCCACCCAGATCACCAACGCCGTGGGACTGAACAGCGCGTCCTTCAACAGCGGCCGCCTCATCGGCCCCGGCGCAGCAGGCCTGCTGATCGCCTGGATCGGCATCGGCCCGACCCTGATGGTCAACGCGTTCTCCTTCGTCGCGGTGATCTTTGCCCTCCTGGCGATGGACCCCACCCGGCTCACCCCCGCCCCCATCGCTGCTGGCAAGGGGCGCATTCGAGAGGGCCTGGCCTACGTCAAGCACCGCCCCGACCTCATCCTGATCATGACGCTGATCTTCATCCACGGCACCTTCGGGATGAACTTCCAGATCACCAACGCCCTGATGGCCACCGAGGTCTTCGGGCGGGGCGTGACCGACTACGGCATCGTCGGCTCCGTGATGGCGATCGGCTCGCTCGGCGGCGCGCTGCTCGCTGCCCGCCGGGAGAAGCCGAGGCTGCGGATCCTGCTCGGCTCGATGGGCGTGTTCTCCCTGTGCACCCTGTTCGTGGGCCTGTCGCCCAACTTCGTCACGTTCACCCTGCTGCTGATCCCGACCGGGCTCTCGGCGCTGACCGTGATGGTCACCGCCAACTCCATGGTCCAACTCAGCGTCGCGCCCGAGGTGCGTGGTCGGGTGATGGCGCTCTACATGGCCGTCTTCATGGGTGGCACTCCTCTGGGAGCACCGGTCATCGGCTGGATCGGGGAGACCTTTGGTGCACGCTGGACCATCCTGATCGCGACCGTGACGTGCGGCCTGGCCGTCTCTCTTGCGACCATCTATGTCATGCGCACCAATGACATCAGGATTCGCCTGCAGCGTGAGCGGGGCAACTGGCTCAGCGTGCAATACGGCACGACCGAGCCGCTCGCGGAGAAGGTCATCTGA
- a CDS encoding MarR family winged helix-turn-helix transcriptional regulator produces MPAQPDPNSPESIVRLAHDLRIACMRVSRRVRFETTTGGVAPHQMSVIIRLAASSQTSGELAAIERVSAPSMSRTVGKLVELGLVERASDDEDGRVVRLSLTPAGQEQLDEHRARRDAWMTERLDGLTDEERELLSRASELLNRVVDQ; encoded by the coding sequence GTGCCCGCCCAGCCAGACCCCAACTCACCGGAGAGCATCGTCCGCCTCGCGCACGACCTGCGCATCGCCTGCATGCGCGTCTCCCGACGCGTCCGGTTCGAGACGACGACTGGCGGGGTCGCGCCGCACCAGATGAGCGTGATCATCCGCCTGGCCGCGTCCTCGCAGACGTCAGGGGAGTTGGCGGCGATCGAGCGGGTGAGCGCCCCGAGCATGAGTCGCACCGTCGGCAAACTGGTCGAGCTCGGTCTGGTGGAGCGGGCCTCGGACGATGAGGACGGCCGCGTGGTCCGGCTCTCGCTGACTCCGGCAGGGCAGGAGCAGCTCGACGAGCACCGCGCCCGCCGCGATGCCTGGATGACCGAGCGCCTCGACGGTCTGACCGACGAGGAGCGTGAGCTGCTGTCCCGTGCGAGCGAGCTGCTGAACCGGGTGGTCGACCAGTGA